A stretch of Portunus trituberculatus isolate SZX2019 chromosome 48, ASM1759143v1, whole genome shotgun sequence DNA encodes these proteins:
- the LOC123498613 gene encoding transmembrane protease serine 9-like, with amino-acid sequence MVTKALTLVVLALVLTLVTAPDTEDGKDTPLRTQRTEQNSLPPGYDGPEIVIRPVTQDKPEGVSGGSGRSSLEQDTLRTPSCWHRATSSLGVCRLHRECYPLLRLPNFAPKEGWVFGLYDSCPLYHDSALVFGVCCAKDEAAEHAAPQHTNEVGTAVGVEKVDTYMFVDGEDRAVKEKEGPALMDRSHVQFVPPRSLSLSRTPTWPYPEIITHHPSHTDQPWWTTPGPSTPSTTTKPWWATPPTQPPATTTTKPWWATTSTRPTPPTSGTTGWWDATKPATVWTPPTTTPRPTTTTSKQWWTPSKPWWETQATQTTTQPSITTAWWDKPHHHPVPVTPSPKEPTTTTPPPRQVSEQNPCTPGTFYNAGPDEGFRISGGVPAAAHSHPWIAALYNGHKQFCGGSLIDKTHILTAAHCVAHMSQLDIQNLRVRLGAHNLLAVERSVQEMKVSRVVRHKDYDSRRLYNDVAMLTLSTPVEYTNEIRPVCLDNTGKTYDGEDVTVAGWGSMHEGGPQPSTLHKATLRVVSLSDCKKKYGPAAPGGIVPTYLCAGTDGKDSCQGDSGGPLVKFVQGVWRQVGLVSWGIGCGKGHYPGVYSRVSSFLPWIQRVKAAY; translated from the exons ATTCGTTGCCGCCGGGATATGACGGCCCAGAGATCGTCATACGCCCCGTGACCCAAGACAAGCCTGAGGGCGTGTCGGGAGGATCAGGAAGGTCCTCCCTCGAACAGGACACCCTCAGGACGCCTTCCTGCTGGCACCGAgcgaccag CTCCCTCGGAGTGTGTCGCCTCCACCGGGAATGTTATCCCCTCCTGCGCCTCCCTAACTTCGCCCCCAAAGAGGGATGGGTCTTCGGCCTCTACGACAGCTGTCCACTATATCACGACAGtgccctg GTATTCGGGGTGTGTTGTGCGAAGGACGAGGCGGCCGAGCATGCAGCCCCCCAGCACACAAACGAGGTAGGAACGGCTGTGGGCGTGGAGAAGGTTGACACGTACATGTTCGTGGATGGTGAAGACAGAgcagtaaaggagaaggaaggtccTGCACTGATGGACAGAAGCCACGTCCAATTCGTCCCGCCCCGTAGCTTGTCCCTGTCGCGGACACCTACCTGGCCCTACCCTGAGATCATCACACATCATCCCTCACACACCGACCAACCCTGGTGGACGACGCCAGgcccctccaccccttccaccaccacgaaACCTTGGTGGGCCACTCCACCAACCCAGCCTcctgccacaaccaccacaaagcCTTGGTGGGCAACTACATCCACCCGGCCAACACCACCTACGAGTGGCACAACCGGCTGGTGGGATGCCACTAAGCCAGCCACCGTTTGGACTCCACCAACAACAACTCCACgtcctaccacaaccaccagcaaACAATGGTGGACGCCATCAAAGCCATGGTGGGAAACTCAAGCCACCCAGACAACGACCCAGCCAAGTATCACCACAGCCTGGTGGGATAAACCTCACCATCATCCCGTGCCCG TGACGCCTTCACCAAAagaacccaccaccaccacgcctccgCCTCGCCAAGTTAGTGAACAAAACCCATGCACCCCCGGCACCTTCTACAACGCTGGGCCGGACGAGGGCTTCCGGATCAGTGGTGGAGTGCCCGCCGCAGCTCACTCCCACCCGTGGATC GCCGCTCTCTACAATGGGCACAAACAGTTCTGCGGAGGTTCTCTCATTGACAAGACCCACATCCTGACCGCCGCCCACTGTGTTGCTCA CATGAGTCAGCTAGACATCCAGAACCTGCGGGTGCGGCTGGGGGCCCACAACCTGCTGGCGGTGGAGAGGTCCGTGCAGGAGATGAAGGTGTCCCGCGTGGTCAGACACAAGGACTACGACTCTCGAagactg TACAATGACGTGGCGATGCTGACACTGAGCACACCCGTGGAATATACCAACGAGATCCGACCAGTCTGCCTAGACAACACAGGGAAGACCTACGACGGGGAGGACGTGACAGTGGCAGGCTGGGGCAGCATGCACGAAG GCGGCCCCCAGCCCAGCACCCTCCACAAGGCAACGCTGCGGGTGGTGAGCCTTAGCGACTGTAAGAAGAAGTACGGTCCCGCTGCTCCTGGAGGAATCGTTCCTACCTATCTCTGCGCCGGTACTGACGGGAAGGACTCTTGTCAG GGTGACAGTGGAGGGCCGCTGGTGAAGTTCGTGCAGGGCGTGTGGCGGCAGGTGGGGCTGGTGTCGTGGGGCATCGGGTGCGGCAAGGGACACTACCCTGGCGTCTACTCCAGAGTGTCCTCCTTCCTGCCCTGGATACAGAGAGTCAAGGCGGCTTACTGA
- the LOC123498614 gene encoding uncharacterized protein LOC123498614 isoform X1, with translation MEFERGIFTRFVLIVLFSACGYCSDCMWDKDKDFPRYPPLILDSSFQFVLPVEENGNRVVRLALGEIVTLACPGDELENLHLVEAKARCLEDGLLMIEDSVWDMASLGCGDDVKEMILRDQGACGAGDIGVLHEIGFEVLSAERFKKVLRVCFDPTSETTLYTEHLIHGASIAAKDIDSSRPSFKTSTGFFSVSMSSVYSQNSQLELMIKLLGDEDLAHQIIDTHKQLYFAKGHMSPDADFVIMANQDATYYYINAVPQWQAFNNGNWKYLEFATRDLAEKKRRDLRVYSGGWGVLELDDINGNPVEVFLGLAQEKKVVPAPAVTWKVVHDEVTNCAAAIVGVNNPHLTSAPSTLCEDLCSSLQWIDFDVADLEHGYTYCCSVADLRAAVPHVPDLGEVCLLTE, from the exons ATGGAGTTTGAGCGAGGAATCTTCACACGCTTCGTTCTAATCGTTCTTTTCTCCGCCTGTGGCTATT GTTCGGACTGTATGtgggacaaggacaaggacttCCCTCGATACCCGCCGCTCATCCTCGATTCCAGTTTCCAGTTTGTGTTGCCGGTGGAGGAGAATGGCAACAGGGTGGTCAG GTTGGCGCTGGGGGAGATAGTAACTCTGGCATGTCCAGGCGACGAGCTAGAAAACTTACATCTAGTGGAGGCGAAAGCTCGTTGCCTCGAGGACGGCCTCTTGATGATCGAAGACTCA GTGTGGGATATGGCGAGCTTAGGCTGTGGCGATGACGTGAAGGAGATGATCCTCCGCGACCAGGGGGCATGCGGCGCTGGGGACATCGGGGTACTGCACGAGATTGGCTTCGAGGTATTAAGCGCAGAGAGATTCAAGAAG GTTCTCCGCGTCTGCTTCGATCCCACCTCCGAGACCACTCTGTACACGGAGCACCTCATCCACGGCGCCAGCATCGCCGCCAAGGACATCGACTCCTCCAGGCCGTCTTTCAAAACTTCCACGGGTTTCTTCAGCGTGTCCATGAGCAGCGTGTACTCCCAGAACTCACAACTGGAACTCATGATAAAGCTTCTTGGTGACGAG GACCTCGCTCACCAGATCATCGACACACACAAGCAGCTTTACTTTGCTAAGGGCCACATGTCCCCAGATGCCGACTTCGTAATAATGGCCAACCAGGACGCCACTTACTACTACATCAACGCCGTACCGCAGTGGCAGGCCTTCAACAATGGAAACTGGAAA TACTTGGAGTTCGCGACGCGGGACCTGGCTGAGAAGAAGAGGCGTGATCTTCGGGTGTACAGCGGCGGGTGGGGTGTGCTGGAGCTGGATGACATCAATGGTAATCCCGTGGAGGTCTTCCTCGGACTGGcacaagagaagaaagtggtGCCCGCGCCTGCAGTCACTTGGAAG GTGGTGCACGATGAAGTCACCAACTGCGCCGCCGCCATCGTGGGCGTCAACAACCCGCACCTCACCTCGGCGCCCTCCACGCTTTGCGAGGACCTGTGCTCCTCACTCCAGTGGATCGACTTTGACGTGGCTGACCTGGAGCACGGCTACACTTACTGCTGCTCTGTGGCTGACCTGCGAGCCGCCGTCCCCCACGTGCCTGACCTCGGGGAAGTGTGTCTGCTCACCGAATAA
- the LOC123498614 gene encoding uncharacterized protein LOC123498614 isoform X3: MNEKWFGLYVGQGQGLPSIPAAHPRFQFPVCVAGGGEWQQGGQVGAGGDSNSGMSRRRARKLTSSGGESSLPRGRPLDDRRLSVSVQVWDMASLGCGDDVKEMILRDQGACGAGDIGVLHEIGFEVLSAERFKKVLRVCFDPTSETTLYTEHLIHGASIAAKDIDSSRPSFKTSTGFFSVSMSSVYSQNSQLELMIKLLGDEDLAHQIIDTHKQLYFAKGHMSPDADFVIMANQDATYYYINAVPQWQAFNNGNWKYLEFATRDLAEKKRRDLRVYSGGWGVLELDDINGNPVEVFLGLAQEKKVVPAPAVTWKVVHDEVTNCAAAIVGVNNPHLTSAPSTLCEDLCSSLQWIDFDVADLEHGYTYCCSVADLRAAVPHVPDLGEVCLLTE, from the exons atgaatgagaaatg GTTCGGACTGTATGtgggacaaggacaaggacttCCCTCGATACCCGCCGCTCATCCTCGATTCCAGTTTCCAGTTTGTGTTGCCGGTGGAGGAGAATGGCAACAGGGTGGTCAG GTTGGCGCTGGGGGAGATAGTAACTCTGGCATGTCCAGGCGACGAGCTAGAAAACTTACATCTAGTGGAGGCGAAAGCTCGTTGCCTCGAGGACGGCCTCTTGATGATCGAAGACTCA GTGTGTCTGTGCAGGTGTGGGATATGGCGAGCTTAGGCTGTGGCGATGACGTGAAGGAGATGATCCTCCGCGACCAGGGGGCATGCGGCGCTGGGGACATCGGGGTACTGCACGAGATTGGCTTCGAGGTATTAAGCGCAGAGAGATTCAAGAAG GTTCTCCGCGTCTGCTTCGATCCCACCTCCGAGACCACTCTGTACACGGAGCACCTCATCCACGGCGCCAGCATCGCCGCCAAGGACATCGACTCCTCCAGGCCGTCTTTCAAAACTTCCACGGGTTTCTTCAGCGTGTCCATGAGCAGCGTGTACTCCCAGAACTCACAACTGGAACTCATGATAAAGCTTCTTGGTGACGAG GACCTCGCTCACCAGATCATCGACACACACAAGCAGCTTTACTTTGCTAAGGGCCACATGTCCCCAGATGCCGACTTCGTAATAATGGCCAACCAGGACGCCACTTACTACTACATCAACGCCGTACCGCAGTGGCAGGCCTTCAACAATGGAAACTGGAAA TACTTGGAGTTCGCGACGCGGGACCTGGCTGAGAAGAAGAGGCGTGATCTTCGGGTGTACAGCGGCGGGTGGGGTGTGCTGGAGCTGGATGACATCAATGGTAATCCCGTGGAGGTCTTCCTCGGACTGGcacaagagaagaaagtggtGCCCGCGCCTGCAGTCACTTGGAAG GTGGTGCACGATGAAGTCACCAACTGCGCCGCCGCCATCGTGGGCGTCAACAACCCGCACCTCACCTCGGCGCCCTCCACGCTTTGCGAGGACCTGTGCTCCTCACTCCAGTGGATCGACTTTGACGTGGCTGACCTGGAGCACGGCTACACTTACTGCTGCTCTGTGGCTGACCTGCGAGCCGCCGTCCCCCACGTGCCTGACCTCGGGGAAGTGTGTCTGCTCACCGAATAA
- the LOC123498614 gene encoding uncharacterized protein LOC123498614 isoform X5 codes for MWDKDKDFPRYPPLILDSSFQFVLPVEENGNRVVRLALGEIVTLACPGDELENLHLVEAKARCLEDGLLMIEDSVWDMASLGCGDDVKEMILRDQGACGAGDIGVLHEIGFEVLSAERFKKVLRVCFDPTSETTLYTEHLIHGASIAAKDIDSSRPSFKTSTGFFSVSMSSVYSQNSQLELMIKLLGDEDLAHQIIDTHKQLYFAKGHMSPDADFVIMANQDATYYYINAVPQWQAFNNGNWKYLEFATRDLAEKKRRDLRVYSGGWGVLELDDINGNPVEVFLGLAQEKKVVPAPAVTWKVVHDEVTNCAAAIVGVNNPHLTSAPSTLCEDLCSSLQWIDFDVADLEHGYTYCCSVADLRAAVPHVPDLGEVCLLTE; via the exons ATGtgggacaaggacaaggacttCCCTCGATACCCGCCGCTCATCCTCGATTCCAGTTTCCAGTTTGTGTTGCCGGTGGAGGAGAATGGCAACAGGGTGGTCAG GTTGGCGCTGGGGGAGATAGTAACTCTGGCATGTCCAGGCGACGAGCTAGAAAACTTACATCTAGTGGAGGCGAAAGCTCGTTGCCTCGAGGACGGCCTCTTGATGATCGAAGACTCA GTGTGGGATATGGCGAGCTTAGGCTGTGGCGATGACGTGAAGGAGATGATCCTCCGCGACCAGGGGGCATGCGGCGCTGGGGACATCGGGGTACTGCACGAGATTGGCTTCGAGGTATTAAGCGCAGAGAGATTCAAGAAG GTTCTCCGCGTCTGCTTCGATCCCACCTCCGAGACCACTCTGTACACGGAGCACCTCATCCACGGCGCCAGCATCGCCGCCAAGGACATCGACTCCTCCAGGCCGTCTTTCAAAACTTCCACGGGTTTCTTCAGCGTGTCCATGAGCAGCGTGTACTCCCAGAACTCACAACTGGAACTCATGATAAAGCTTCTTGGTGACGAG GACCTCGCTCACCAGATCATCGACACACACAAGCAGCTTTACTTTGCTAAGGGCCACATGTCCCCAGATGCCGACTTCGTAATAATGGCCAACCAGGACGCCACTTACTACTACATCAACGCCGTACCGCAGTGGCAGGCCTTCAACAATGGAAACTGGAAA TACTTGGAGTTCGCGACGCGGGACCTGGCTGAGAAGAAGAGGCGTGATCTTCGGGTGTACAGCGGCGGGTGGGGTGTGCTGGAGCTGGATGACATCAATGGTAATCCCGTGGAGGTCTTCCTCGGACTGGcacaagagaagaaagtggtGCCCGCGCCTGCAGTCACTTGGAAG GTGGTGCACGATGAAGTCACCAACTGCGCCGCCGCCATCGTGGGCGTCAACAACCCGCACCTCACCTCGGCGCCCTCCACGCTTTGCGAGGACCTGTGCTCCTCACTCCAGTGGATCGACTTTGACGTGGCTGACCTGGAGCACGGCTACACTTACTGCTGCTCTGTGGCTGACCTGCGAGCCGCCGTCCCCCACGTGCCTGACCTCGGGGAAGTGTGTCTGCTCACCGAATAA
- the LOC123498614 gene encoding uncharacterized protein LOC123498614 isoform X2 produces the protein MDAIIVDIENTRYQIRFGLYVGQGQGLPSIPAAHPRFQFPVCVAGGGEWQQGGQVGAGGDSNSGMSRRRARKLTSSGGESSLPRGRPLDDRRLSVSVQVWDMASLGCGDDVKEMILRDQGACGAGDIGVLHEIGFEVLSAERFKKVLRVCFDPTSETTLYTEHLIHGASIAAKDIDSSRPSFKTSTGFFSVSMSSVYSQNSQLELMIKLLGDEDLAHQIIDTHKQLYFAKGHMSPDADFVIMANQDATYYYINAVPQWQAFNNGNWKYLEFATRDLAEKKRRDLRVYSGGWGVLELDDINGNPVEVFLGLAQEKKVVPAPAVTWKVVHDEVTNCAAAIVGVNNPHLTSAPSTLCEDLCSSLQWIDFDVADLEHGYTYCCSVADLRAAVPHVPDLGEVCLLTE, from the exons ATGGATGCAATAATTGTGGATATTGAGAACACACGCTACCAAATCAG GTTCGGACTGTATGtgggacaaggacaaggacttCCCTCGATACCCGCCGCTCATCCTCGATTCCAGTTTCCAGTTTGTGTTGCCGGTGGAGGAGAATGGCAACAGGGTGGTCAG GTTGGCGCTGGGGGAGATAGTAACTCTGGCATGTCCAGGCGACGAGCTAGAAAACTTACATCTAGTGGAGGCGAAAGCTCGTTGCCTCGAGGACGGCCTCTTGATGATCGAAGACTCA GTGTGTCTGTGCAGGTGTGGGATATGGCGAGCTTAGGCTGTGGCGATGACGTGAAGGAGATGATCCTCCGCGACCAGGGGGCATGCGGCGCTGGGGACATCGGGGTACTGCACGAGATTGGCTTCGAGGTATTAAGCGCAGAGAGATTCAAGAAG GTTCTCCGCGTCTGCTTCGATCCCACCTCCGAGACCACTCTGTACACGGAGCACCTCATCCACGGCGCCAGCATCGCCGCCAAGGACATCGACTCCTCCAGGCCGTCTTTCAAAACTTCCACGGGTTTCTTCAGCGTGTCCATGAGCAGCGTGTACTCCCAGAACTCACAACTGGAACTCATGATAAAGCTTCTTGGTGACGAG GACCTCGCTCACCAGATCATCGACACACACAAGCAGCTTTACTTTGCTAAGGGCCACATGTCCCCAGATGCCGACTTCGTAATAATGGCCAACCAGGACGCCACTTACTACTACATCAACGCCGTACCGCAGTGGCAGGCCTTCAACAATGGAAACTGGAAA TACTTGGAGTTCGCGACGCGGGACCTGGCTGAGAAGAAGAGGCGTGATCTTCGGGTGTACAGCGGCGGGTGGGGTGTGCTGGAGCTGGATGACATCAATGGTAATCCCGTGGAGGTCTTCCTCGGACTGGcacaagagaagaaagtggtGCCCGCGCCTGCAGTCACTTGGAAG GTGGTGCACGATGAAGTCACCAACTGCGCCGCCGCCATCGTGGGCGTCAACAACCCGCACCTCACCTCGGCGCCCTCCACGCTTTGCGAGGACCTGTGCTCCTCACTCCAGTGGATCGACTTTGACGTGGCTGACCTGGAGCACGGCTACACTTACTGCTGCTCTGTGGCTGACCTGCGAGCCGCCGTCCCCCACGTGCCTGACCTCGGGGAAGTGTGTCTGCTCACCGAATAA
- the LOC123498614 gene encoding uncharacterized protein LOC123498614 isoform X4 has product MRNGSDCMWDKDKDFPRYPPLILDSSFQFVLPVEENGNRVVRLALGEIVTLACPGDELENLHLVEAKARCLEDGLLMIEDSVWDMASLGCGDDVKEMILRDQGACGAGDIGVLHEIGFEVLSAERFKKVLRVCFDPTSETTLYTEHLIHGASIAAKDIDSSRPSFKTSTGFFSVSMSSVYSQNSQLELMIKLLGDEDLAHQIIDTHKQLYFAKGHMSPDADFVIMANQDATYYYINAVPQWQAFNNGNWKYLEFATRDLAEKKRRDLRVYSGGWGVLELDDINGNPVEVFLGLAQEKKVVPAPAVTWKVVHDEVTNCAAAIVGVNNPHLTSAPSTLCEDLCSSLQWIDFDVADLEHGYTYCCSVADLRAAVPHVPDLGEVCLLTE; this is encoded by the exons atgagaaatg GTTCGGACTGTATGtgggacaaggacaaggacttCCCTCGATACCCGCCGCTCATCCTCGATTCCAGTTTCCAGTTTGTGTTGCCGGTGGAGGAGAATGGCAACAGGGTGGTCAG GTTGGCGCTGGGGGAGATAGTAACTCTGGCATGTCCAGGCGACGAGCTAGAAAACTTACATCTAGTGGAGGCGAAAGCTCGTTGCCTCGAGGACGGCCTCTTGATGATCGAAGACTCA GTGTGGGATATGGCGAGCTTAGGCTGTGGCGATGACGTGAAGGAGATGATCCTCCGCGACCAGGGGGCATGCGGCGCTGGGGACATCGGGGTACTGCACGAGATTGGCTTCGAGGTATTAAGCGCAGAGAGATTCAAGAAG GTTCTCCGCGTCTGCTTCGATCCCACCTCCGAGACCACTCTGTACACGGAGCACCTCATCCACGGCGCCAGCATCGCCGCCAAGGACATCGACTCCTCCAGGCCGTCTTTCAAAACTTCCACGGGTTTCTTCAGCGTGTCCATGAGCAGCGTGTACTCCCAGAACTCACAACTGGAACTCATGATAAAGCTTCTTGGTGACGAG GACCTCGCTCACCAGATCATCGACACACACAAGCAGCTTTACTTTGCTAAGGGCCACATGTCCCCAGATGCCGACTTCGTAATAATGGCCAACCAGGACGCCACTTACTACTACATCAACGCCGTACCGCAGTGGCAGGCCTTCAACAATGGAAACTGGAAA TACTTGGAGTTCGCGACGCGGGACCTGGCTGAGAAGAAGAGGCGTGATCTTCGGGTGTACAGCGGCGGGTGGGGTGTGCTGGAGCTGGATGACATCAATGGTAATCCCGTGGAGGTCTTCCTCGGACTGGcacaagagaagaaagtggtGCCCGCGCCTGCAGTCACTTGGAAG GTGGTGCACGATGAAGTCACCAACTGCGCCGCCGCCATCGTGGGCGTCAACAACCCGCACCTCACCTCGGCGCCCTCCACGCTTTGCGAGGACCTGTGCTCCTCACTCCAGTGGATCGACTTTGACGTGGCTGACCTGGAGCACGGCTACACTTACTGCTGCTCTGTGGCTGACCTGCGAGCCGCCGTCCCCCACGTGCCTGACCTCGGGGAAGTGTGTCTGCTCACCGAATAA